The nucleotide window AGCAACTGCTTAAGAAAGCAGCGGCAGCGGAGAAGCGCCGGAAACAGCCCTCCTCCCAATCCTCCAGATCTTAACCGAAAAGAAGGCGTCGCCGAGGTACAAATCGCAGCAGCTCCACCCGAAGTGAGGATGTGTAAACATTCCCTTGTGTTATAACAACGATGCGAGCGCGTTGAGACCGAGATCATGGAGCAGCCCGTTAGAGGCAAAAAGACCTTCGTTGGCGTTGAGCCGTTTCCCTTGAGAGAAGTCCAAGGTCTTGCCCTTTAAATCGGTTATCCTGCCGCCTGCCTCTTCGAGTAGGAGTGAGCCCGCCGCTTGATCCCAAATACACTCACGATAATCGGGCTGAGCAGGGGATAAGAGGCGGAACAACATTTCAGCGCCTCCCGCGGCCATGAAGGTATATTTTGCTTGGCTGTCCATAGGCAGGTGCCGTTCCTGCGTGATACCGAGCAATTGCCCGAGCTTTTCCATGGCAGTTACATCGGTGTGGGCTCCTTCATAGGAGCGCATAAGCCGTGCCTCGCTCAAATTGTCGCAAGTGGAAACGCGCATTTCAGTGACGGATACATGGTTGTCATTCGACGACGTATACCAAGCGTTGTGTCCCCGCCCTGCCACAGCGACGATTCCCCCGCCTGTGTCGGATGAAGGGTCCTGTAGATCAAGGACAGGGCAAGCCAAGCCGCCGTAAACAACCGTTCCGTTGCGAATACATGCCAAGGCAATGGCGTATTGTCCGCCTCGGATATAACCTTTGGTTCCGTCAATGGGATCCAGCGTCCAGAAGTTATCATTAGGCGCGCCCGCGCCGCCGTCGATCCAATCGCAGAGGGCGTTGCCGTTTACCTCGGGAATGAAAGGGCTAAGGTGGTGCACAATCGTGTCAAGGAGTGCACGGTCTTCTCCGTTGCGCAGGGCTTGCGCGCCTTCCTCGCCAACGAGTACAGCGCCGGGAAAGGCGGCTTGCAAGCGATACGATGCCAATGCTTGTACGGCGAAGTCTGCAGCGGTCACCGGTGATCGGTCACTTTTAGATAGGCTGCGCAACTGCCCATCTTCCCGTATTGCTTGGGCAAGGGCGGCGCTTTCATAGAGCAGCCTTTCAATGAATAGAATTTCTGACGGGGCATCAGGAAACATGACACTTCCTTTGTAGAGGATTACACAGCGACGATGAAAAAAACATTATACCCCGTTGCAGGGGATAAGAGAGAATTACGGTATCAAGCCTTATTGCGGGAATGCTTGTTTTGCAGGTATTATTGATTCTGAAGGGCGGTCTTTTGACTGCGCAGTTCTCGGTCTATAAAAAGAAGTAAGTAGAAAATTATTGACTTTTTTGAGGGCGAGTGATAAGCTACCCACTACCCTCATAAGGATTTTTTTGGTTGTCACCCTTCTTTTTGTTCAAGGAATAGATGATGAGGAAACATCTCTGGATAGCAGGTCTTGCCTGTCTCATAGTTACGGTGTCTTTCGCGGTGTATGCCCTTGGCGCAGATGCCGCTGCCGGCGAATTGAGAGAAGCTTCGACGCCTCCCGACGCGATAGAGGATACCACCTCCTCGCAGGAGGTGTCGCTTACAGATACCTTGCTCAGCGTTGCGAAAGCGGGCGAGTTGTACGCGGCGTTGGATATGGTGAAGGCAGGCGCTAAAGATGAGTTGCGCGATGAAGAGGGCAAGAATGTGCTTCTCATTGCCGCGGAAAATCAGCATCCTGAGTTGGTCCGCGCCCTGCTCGATGGGGGCGACGATTTGATGGCGCAGGATTTGTTGGGGAATACAGCCTTGCATCTTGCGGTCAAAGCCAATGACGTATACACAGCGGATATGCTTATTGAAGATGGTATTCCACTGAACGCTGTCAATTCAGAATTTTATTCTCCGCTCCATGTTGCCGCTGCCGCAGGCAGCTTTGACTGTGTCCGCTATCTTGTGGAGCACGGTGCCAACCCGATGGAAAGTTTTAATGATGCACTCTATTTGCCTGCTTATACCGTTGCCGGTCAAGCGCGACAGTGGGACGTGACCGCTTATTTCCGCGAGCAAGGCGCTGATATGGGGCCTTTGAGCAATGCAGGGACGGGCGATATCCGCGCCCTGGAAGAATACGTTGAAAATGAGCCCACCGCCCTTTCCATGGCAACCCGTGTGGGGATCACCCCATTGCACAGTGCTGTTGGCGGCAATCAAGTGGAAGCGGTGCGCTTTTTACTCGAACATGATGTTCAACCTGCCCCTTCCTATGAAGGGATAACGCCGCAGATGTCTGCCGTACGTTTAGGCTATACGGAATGTCTGCGAGCATTCTTTGAGTTTGAAGTGACTCCCAACGATCGCGCGCCCGATTTCTATGGGTACACCTTGTTGATGCAGGCAACACGGGACGGTAATGTGGACATGATGCAATTTCTGATTGATCAGGGAGCCGATATGGGCTATCCCTCTGTGCGCGGTGATACGGCACTTCACGCCGCGGTGGAATGGGATCAGCCGGAGGCTGCCCTCTTTCTGCTTGACCAAGGATTCATTATTGATATTAAGAACGGCAGCGCCTGTTCAGCGCTGCATCTTGCCGCGGAAAAGAACAAAATAAAGATGGCACGGTTATTATTGGATCATGGTGCCAGCTTGGATATAACGGATAAGCGCCGCTGGACACCGCTGCACATCGCTGTGGACAGTAATCATTTGGATATGATTCAATTGCTGCTGAACCGTGGAGCCAACATAAGCGCTCCCGATAAAGTGGGTGATACGCCCTTGCTTCTTGCGATACAAAAGAAAGAAGAGAAGGCGGCATTGTTGATGATTGCCAAAGATCCCGATCTTTCTGTTGTCAACGAAAAAGGGGAAGGCCCCCTGTATCTGGCTTCACGGAACGGGCTGTTAAGCGTGGTGAAGTCGCTTTTAGACAAAGGCGCTCCCGTTGATACGGACGACGACCTCGGTCAGACGCCTCTCTACGCTGCGCTGCAAAAAGATCATTACGAACTTGCCCGTCTATTAGCCGAGAAAGGTGCTGACCTGCATCGGATGAGTAATCTGGGCGAATCGTTGCTCTTTCCCGCCGCTTACAGTGAAACCGCCGATGCATTGACGTGGCTTTGCGATGCGGGGCTTGATGTCCATATTCGTGCGGAGAATGGGTTGACGCCGCTTCATATGGCAGCCCGTTACGGATCGGAAGCGCCTGTTATTTTTCTGTTGGAAAAAGGTGTTGAAGTAAACGCGCAAGATGTGGAGGGGCGGACACCGCTGCATCTGGCTTCGGGGAGAGGGCACATTATTAATGTGCAGGAATTGGCCAAAGGCGGTGCCGATCTCTTTTTAAAAGATAAAGAAGATCAATACGCCTTGCATGCCGCCGCCCGAAACGGCCATTGGGGACCGGTACAATTATTTCTTGTGCGCGGCATTGATATTAATTCGCCTGACATCCATGGAGATACGGCGCTGCATTTGACCGCCCGCGGCGGCTTCCATCGTACAGCGAAACTGCTGCTCGTTCGCGGCGCTGACTTTACACTGTTGAACAAAGCGGGGGAGACGCCTTTGGTATC belongs to Candidatus Hydrogenedentota bacterium and includes:
- a CDS encoding 3'(2'),5'-bisphosphate nucleotidase, which produces MFPDAPSEILFIERLLYESAALAQAIREDGQLRSLSKSDRSPVTAADFAVQALASYRLQAAFPGAVLVGEEGAQALRNGEDRALLDTIVHHLSPFIPEVNGNALCDWIDGGAGAPNDNFWTLDPIDGTKGYIRGGQYAIALACIRNGTVVYGGLACPVLDLQDPSSDTGGGIVAVAGRGHNAWYTSSNDNHVSVTEMRVSTCDNLSEARLMRSYEGAHTDVTAMEKLGQLLGITQERHLPMDSQAKYTFMAAGGAEMLFRLLSPAQPDYRECIWDQAAGSLLLEEAGGRITDLKGKTLDFSQGKRLNANEGLFASNGLLHDLGLNALASLL